The region GCGGGGAGCCCTTCGAGGAGTTCGCCGACGCGGAATGGGCGCGGGCGGAGCGGGCCCGGCTGGCGGAGCTGCGCGTGCGCACGGTCGAACGGCTCGCCCGGGCGCGGCTGGACACCGGGCGGATCGACGAGGCGGTCGCCTCGCTGAGCGCCCTGGTGGGCTCCCACCCCTGGCGCGAGGAGGCCTGGCGGCTGCTGGCGCTGGGGCTGTACCGGGGCGGCCGGCGGCGCGACGCCCTGGCGGCGCTCGCCGGGGCCCGCGCCCGGCTGGTCGACGAACTCGGGCTGGACCCCGACCCCCGGCTGGCGGAGCTGGAGGTGCGCATCCTGCGCGGCGACCCGGCGCTGCGGTCGCCGGCGTCGGAGCGGGACGTGTGGTCGAACGCCGCGGCGGCGTACGCGTCCGTCCCGGCGCGCAGCCGGCTGGAGACGACGGCCGCGCTCATCTCCGACCTGGCGGTGTCGGGAGCGGTGGCGGCCGCGGCGGAGCAGCGGCTGGAGGCGATCACGGCGGCCGAGCGGTTCGGCGACCCGGAACTGACGGCGCGCGTCATCGGCCGGTTCGACGTCCCGGGGGTGTGGACGCGCTCGGACGACCCGGAGGGCGCGGCGGCGGTGGTCGCCGCGGCGGAGCGGACCCTGGACCGGCTCGGCGACGGCGGGAGCCGGGCGGCGCGGGCGCGGCTGCTGGCGACCGTCGCGATGGAGAGCCGCGGCACCGCGGACCGCGGGGCGCAGGCGCGCGAGGCGGAGCGGATCGCCCGGGAACTGGGGGACCCGCGGCTGCTGTGCACGGCGCTGGCGGGGCGGCTGATGCAGGAGTTCGGGCGCACGGGGCTGGCGGGGCGGCGCCGCGACCTGGCGGCGGAGGTCGTGGACGTGGCGGTGGACCACGACCTGGCGACGTTCGAGGTCCACGGGCGGATCAGCCGGATGCAGGCGCTCAGCGCGCTGGGGCTGTTCGCCGAGGCGGACGCGGACGCGGAGCGGGTGGACGCCCTGGCCGACCGGTTCGACCGGCCGCTCGCCGCGGTCTTCACGGCCCTCTACCGCCGTATGCGCGAGGACCGCCCACCCGCCGAGGCCGCCGCGGTCCTGGCCCGCTCCGGCATGGCCGGTCTGGCCGAGGGCACCGCGGCGCTCCTGGAGGCCGCGTCCCTCCCCGACGGTGGCGGAATCGACCCGGCCCCGGACCTGGACCCGGGC is a window of Nocardiopsis changdeensis DNA encoding:
- a CDS encoding AfsR/SARP family transcriptional regulator gives rise to the protein MHTWDLRVLGPVRVVGADGRPVALGGRRQRELLCLLLTARGRVVGVERLVDELWPDDPPPRAKGAVRTFVSDLRRALEADRRRPRVLVTEGAGYALRPPPECVDVRRAERWAEQAGGAPPEEAARLLGDALAQWRGEPFEEFADAEWARAERARLAELRVRTVERLARARLDTGRIDEAVASLSALVGSHPWREEAWRLLALGLYRGGRRRDALAALAGARARLVDELGLDPDPRLAELEVRILRGDPALRSPASERDVWSNAAAAYASVPARSRLETTAALISDLAVSGAVAAAAEQRLEAITAAERFGDPELTARVIGRFDVPGVWTRSDDPEGAAAVVAAAERTLDRLGDGGSRAARARLLATVAMESRGTADRGAQAREAERIARELGDPRLLCTALAGRLMQEFGRTGLAGRRRDLAAEVVDVAVDHDLATFEVHGRISRMQALSALGLFAEADADAERVDALADRFDRPLAAVFTALYRRMREDRPPAEAAAVLARSGMAGLAEGTAALLEAASLPDGGGIDPAPDLDPGPYAPWVLPWLAARAGDRDRARALLDAVPAPPHDLLQEALWLLVLKAARLAGHPAALRRAADALRPASAERAAGSALLDLGPIAPWLPAPPL